One genomic segment of Anguilla anguilla isolate fAngAng1 chromosome 2, fAngAng1.pri, whole genome shotgun sequence includes these proteins:
- the npm3 gene encoding nucleoplasmin-3, producing MAFMEDESSGSGRVGRTRMESYFFSCELSSQVPFYTFQGDEDENVEHYLDIRTVCLGTGAKEESNVVEVTALNHRGKKVSVPVANLHVSCLPMVSMGEFEVKAPVTFRLKSGTGPVCVSGLHLIAFEDDSDSEVSEDLEEIDDDIIPIKPAKKQKL from the exons ATGGCGTTCATGGAGGACGAATCGTCGGGGAGTGGGAGGGTAGGTCGAACAAGAATGGAAAGCTATTTTTTCA GTTGTGAGTTGTCCTCCCAAGTCCCGTTCTACACGTTTCAAGGAGACGAAGATGAAAATGTAGAACATTATTTGGATATCCGGACG GTCTGTCTGGGAACTGGAGCAAAAGAAGAGAGCAACGTAGTGGAGGTGACAGCCCTGAATCACCGGGGGAAGAAAGTCTCTGTGCCGGTGGCCAACCTTCACGTTTCCTGCCTGCCCATG GTGAGCATGGGGGAGTTTGAGGTGAAGGCCCCTGTGACTTTCAGGCTCAAGTCTGGAACGGGACCCGTCTGTGTGAGCGGGCTTCATCTCATTG ccTTTGAGGATGATTCAGACTCTGAGGTATCAGAGGATTTGGAAGAGattgatgatgacatcatccccATCAAGCCAGCAAAGAAGCAGAAGCTCTGA